Proteins found in one Quercus robur chromosome 2, dhQueRobu3.1, whole genome shotgun sequence genomic segment:
- the LOC126713454 gene encoding uncharacterized protein LOC126713454 gives MDERAAAAAARQDFQGLVGPAAAAHSPWRTGDGGTSSFLKERKGKNIEVKINRDGFDWIVLEFKHILCLLGLGLGEHFQYQFHASEVAAIFAEEDSLEFVISMSESAAHKEVSSSVSGDKPYEDLQRFQDLALEVCVKITSEENLSAYQKLIATVDKELRDPGEAASSSSG, from the exons ATGGATGAgagagcagcagcagcagccgCGAGGCAAGATTTTCAAGGGCTCGTGGGGCCCGCTGCAGCGGCGCATTCGCCATGGAGAACTGGAGATGGAGGAACATCTTCATTCCtcaaggaaaggaaaggaaag AACATTGAAGTGAAAATTAATAGAGATGGATTCGATTGGATTGTATTGGAGTTCAAACACATATTGTGCCTCCTAGGGCTAGGGCTAGGAGAGCACTTTCAATACCAGTTCCATG CATCCGAAGTCGCAGCTATTTTTGCTGAGGAAGATTCCTTGGAATTTGTTATTAGTATGTCTGAATCAGCTGCCCATAAAGAGGTCTCCTCTTCAGTTTCAGGTGACAAACCTTATGAAGATTTacaaagatttcaagatttaGCATTAGAAGTTTGTGTGAAGATAACTTCAGAGGAAAATTTATCTGCTTATCAAAAATTGATAGCAACGGTTGACAAGGAATTAAGGGATCCAGGAGAAGCCGCATCAAGTTCTAGTGGATGA